One segment of Candidatus Izemoplasma sp. DNA contains the following:
- a CDS encoding helix-turn-helix transcriptional regulator, with product MHSPYPKIGKTMRHGHGYSQTDLYKALNRTYGISSIRNYEQGKRNAPASYLVALSKLYQCTIQDLFDCEPTHQIHHTIDTLYYAYENHKVKKIKPEPLISYDFNQSIDIATNRYQYYQLTAHDQTLELPTDTRLLLRLKTTDKIDVTSTERMYLITVPKATHPEYGNDNSSKKRLDPAVMNARRGSKQFITRAKLITDIKQGTYVMYYDHRTIKHMGYREFLSTIDGIVEKIMYDFHDLPSVDDVQMT from the coding sequence ATGCATTCACCGTATCCCAAAATAGGCAAAACAATGAGACATGGCCATGGCTATTCTCAAACAGACCTATATAAAGCATTAAATAGAACCTATGGTATTTCTTCCATTCGCAATTATGAACAAGGAAAACGTAATGCCCCTGCTTCATATTTGGTTGCGTTATCAAAATTATACCAATGTACCATCCAGGATTTATTTGATTGTGAACCTACCCATCAGATTCATCACACAATTGATACCTTGTATTATGCTTATGAAAATCACAAAGTAAAAAAAATCAAACCAGAGCCATTAATTAGTTATGATTTTAATCAATCAATTGATATTGCAACTAACCGGTATCAATACTATCAACTTACCGCACATGACCAGACCCTAGAGTTACCAACTGATACAAGATTGTTACTCCGTTTAAAAACAACAGATAAAATCGATGTCACATCTACAGAACGAATGTATTTAATTACCGTACCAAAAGCAACGCATCCAGAATATGGAAATGATAACTCAAGCAAAAAAAGATTAGACCCCGCTGTTATGAACGCACGCCGAGGATCTAAACAATTCATTACAAGGGCGAAGCTCATTACTGATATTAAACAAGGAACCTACGTGATGTATTATGATCATCGAACGATCAAACACATGGGCTACCGAGAATTTTTAAGTACAATTGATGGCATCGTCGAAAAAATAATGTACGATTTTCACGATTTACCATCTGTTGATGATGTTCAAATGACATAA
- a CDS encoding tyrosine-type recombinase/integrase gives MIKIHPLEPLITLYCDNLDIKKNSIRSYKALLDRYVYYLKRHNIQFAKRSDIIDYREHMWEEGLRANTIQKQIVVIRNFYQWLKLNQRQFALDDIYQFNIAEKIKGAKIDHNYKKEPLNKEQAIKLIEVAKQQRTDITGYRNFAIILLMIITGVRSIEVVRAKKADVSRLFKYSILYVHGKGKDGADTFVKLSNEVTDAINDYLHKRTDNARYLFVTHGDTSSCQQLSSNTLRRAITRLMKHAGIYDKKHTPHSLRHTTAYLNLQSGGSLESTQQLLRHKNIETTLIYAHNINRMNDDSEFRINDYLFRDEEETT, from the coding sequence ATGATTAAGATACATCCATTAGAACCATTAATAACATTATATTGTGACAATCTTGATATTAAGAAAAACAGCATCAGGAGTTATAAGGCCTTGCTAGATCGATATGTCTATTACCTAAAACGACATAATATTCAGTTTGCTAAACGTTCAGACATCATCGATTATAGAGAACACATGTGGGAAGAAGGTTTACGGGCGAATACGATTCAAAAACAAATTGTCGTGATTCGTAATTTCTATCAATGGTTAAAGTTAAATCAACGACAATTTGCCTTAGATGATATCTATCAATTTAATATCGCAGAGAAAATCAAAGGCGCAAAGATTGATCACAACTATAAAAAAGAACCATTAAACAAAGAACAGGCCATCAAACTCATTGAAGTGGCGAAGCAACAACGAACCGATATTACGGGGTACCGTAATTTCGCAATCATCTTGTTAATGATTATCACAGGCGTACGATCAATTGAAGTTGTTCGGGCAAAAAAGGCAGATGTCTCAAGATTGTTTAAGTATTCGATTCTTTATGTCCACGGAAAAGGAAAAGATGGGGCAGATACTTTTGTAAAATTATCGAACGAAGTGACGGATGCGATCAATGATTATTTACACAAAAGAACAGATAATGCTAGGTATTTATTTGTTACGCATGGCGATACATCAAGTTGCCAACAGTTGTCATCAAATACTTTAAGAAGAGCAATTACGAGGTTAATGAAACATGCTGGGATTTATGACAAGAAGCATACCCCACATTCATTGCGACACACGACGGCATATCTTAACTTACAGTCGGGTGGATCGTTAGAATCCACCCAACAGTTACTAAGGCATAAAAATATTGAGACAACGTTAATTTATGCGCATAACATTAACCGGATGAATGATGATTCAGAATTTCGAATCAATGATTATTTATTTCGTGACGAGGAGGAAACGACATGA
- a CDS encoding helix-turn-helix domain-containing protein gives MIKEDITHYTVKEVASYLRVTPRTIYNYIYIGKLRGIKVAGKWRFSKKHIDDFLKKLAEVEYPRYVKK, from the coding sequence ATGATTAAAGAAGATATTACCCATTATACAGTTAAAGAAGTAGCCAGTTATTTGCGGGTCACACCACGAACCATTTACAACTATATTTACATTGGGAAATTACGGGGAATTAAAGTCGCTGGTAAATGGCGATTCTCAAAAAAGCATATTGATGATTTTTTAAAGAAGCTAGCAGAAGTGGAGTATCCGCGTTATGTCAAAAAGTAG
- a CDS encoding helix-turn-helix transcriptional regulator: protein MDKLKIKGQSPISFIRYYLYDYRKTNDYTMEDMAEMMGISLNYYGDLEKGNKGEKMSIHTAYKIAQALQVSLDNLYLLEEEYQERILL, encoded by the coding sequence ATGGATAAATTAAAGATAAAAGGGCAAAGCCCTATTTCTTTCATACGATATTACTTATATGATTATCGAAAAACAAATGATTATACGATGGAAGACATGGCAGAGATGATGGGAATTAGTCTTAATTATTATGGTGATTTAGAAAAAGGGAATAAGGGTGAAAAGATGTCAATCCATACAGCATATAAGATTGCTCAAGCATTACAAGTATCATTAGATAACTTATACCTATTAGAAGAAGAGTATCAAGAGAGGATTTTATTATGA
- a CDS encoding Lin1244/Lin1753 domain-containing protein: MSKSSAGLDFFNLDVNLFSDAKIIKLMHRYGPIGFMCYLLTLTNVYMNGYYLEASINDLAYVLLNGIGGKYINGKNKLQEIILYLGYIDLIDQDLLSQGIITSRGIQKRFLIATKSRKNQAYDKYWLLEHPTQPGEILKEVKKEQQSKPKKTKKQKIFERKKKDILEHAPKKHYLTSCLIEYRYINEYSLDIYKYNELFEDLLTSYDGDLLYQAVRYLCNYASRPATKIDDRYKFFESSITKNLSRLTNEDSNTSIESWFKSLIG, from the coding sequence ATGTCAAAAAGTAGTGCAGGATTAGATTTCTTTAATCTCGATGTCAATCTCTTTAGCGATGCCAAAATTATCAAATTGATGCATCGCTATGGACCGATTGGGTTTATGTGTTATTTACTAACGCTAACCAATGTATATATGAATGGATATTATTTAGAAGCATCTATTAATGATTTAGCGTATGTGTTATTAAACGGCATTGGCGGGAAATACATCAATGGTAAAAATAAGTTACAAGAAATTATTTTGTATTTAGGCTATATTGATTTAATTGATCAAGACTTATTATCACAGGGAATTATAACATCAAGAGGGATTCAAAAACGGTTTTTAATTGCGACAAAAAGTCGCAAGAATCAAGCCTATGATAAATATTGGTTATTAGAACATCCAACCCAACCAGGTGAAATTCTAAAAGAGGTAAAGAAAGAGCAACAGTCTAAGCCAAAGAAAACGAAGAAACAAAAAATCTTTGAACGAAAGAAAAAAGATATTCTAGAACACGCACCGAAGAAACATTATCTTACGAGTTGTCTTATTGAATACCGCTATATCAACGAATATTCACTTGATATCTACAAATATAATGAACTATTTGAAGACTTATTAACGAGTTATGATGGTGATTTACTCTATCAAGCAGTGCGTTATTTATGTAATTATGCATCAAGACCTGCAACAAAAATTGATGATCGATATAAGTTCTTTGAATCTTCGATTACCAAAAACTTATCACGCTTAACCAATGAGGATTCTAATACATCGATTGAATCATGGTTTAAGTCCTTGATAGGATAG